In the Mesorhizobium sp. M1D.F.Ca.ET.043.01.1.1 genome, CTCGCGGCGCTATGCCGGCAAGGACGAGATCGTGCCGTTGAAGGGCTCGCTCTACATGACGGCTTCCGAATGGGCGCGCTCGTGGAAGCCGTGGCTCAGGGGCGCGGCGATCGGCTTCCCGATCGGCGCGATGCCGGCCGGCGGCGCCGAGATCCCGACGTTTCTCTCCTATGCCATCGAGAAGAAACTCTCCAGACACAAGGAAGAATTCGGCACGGTCGGCGCCATCGAAGGCGTCGCCGGGCCGGAGGCCGCCAACAATGCGTCCGCCGCCGGGGTTCTGGTGCCGATGCTCACGCTCGGCCTGCCGACCTCGGCGACGGCGGCGATCATGCTGTCGGCCTTCCAGAGCTACGGCATCAATCCCGGACCGCTGCTGTTGACGACGCAGGCCAATCTCGTCTGGGGCCTGATCGCCAGCCTGTTCATCGCCAATGTCATCCTGGTCATCCTCAACCTGCCGCTGATCGGGCTGTGGGTGCGTCTGCTGAAAATCCCGGCGCCGCAGCTTTATGCAGGCATCCTGGTGTTCGCCACCGTCGGCACCTACGGCATCTCGCAGTCGCCGATCGACCTCGTCATCCTCTACCTGCTGGGCGCGGCGGGCTTCCTGATGCGGCGCTTCGATTTCCCGACTGCGCCCGTCATCATCGGCATGATCCTCGGGCCGCTCGCCGAGACGCAGTTCCGCCGAGCAATGACGATCGCCAATGGCGACTGGACGGTGTTCTACCGGCACCAGCTGTCGCTGACGCTCTTGACGCTGGCTTTCATCGGTCTCGTCGGCCCGCATATCTGGGCCTGGATCGAACACCGGCGCACGCGCGGGCCGGAGCATGTGCCGGGCGATGCCTGACCGATTTGGAGCCTCATGACAGACCTGCTTTCCGGCATCCGCGTCCTCGACCTCACCAACGTGCTGGCGGGTCCTTACTGCGCCTACCAGCTGGCGCTGCTCGGCGCCGACGTCATCAAGGTCGAGGCGCCGCCGGGTGGCGATCTGGCACGCCAACTCGGCGCCTCGCCGGAGCTCAACAAGGCCGGCATGGGCGCCTCGTTCCTGGCCCAGAACGCCGGCAAACGATCGGTCGTGCTCGACCTGAAGAAACCTGAAGACCGCGACCGCTTCCTCGATCTCGTCGCCACGTCGGACGCTCTGGTCGAGAACTTCCGGCCGGGCGTGATGGATCGGCTCGGCCTCGGCCATGAGAGGCTGAAGGAAGTCCGGCCGAGCCTCGTCTATTGCGCGATATCGGGTTTCGGCCAGACCGGGCCGATGCGCGGGAACCCGGCCTATGACCAGATCATCCAGGGACTGTCCGGGATCATGAGCATCACCGGTACGCCGGAGACCGCGCCGCTGCGCGTGGGCTATCCGGTCGCCGACACGCTTGGCGGGCTGGTCGGCGCCTTTGCGATCGCCGCGGCGCTTGTCCGGCAGAAGACAAGCGGCGAGGGCGCCTTCCTCGATGTGTCGATGCTTGAATGCACGCTGTCGGCGCTCGGCTGGCCAGTGTCGAATTATCTGACGGCGGGCGTCGAGCCGCGGCCGATGGGCAACGAGAACATGACGGCCGCCCCCTCCGGCGCTTTCCGCACCGGCGAGGGCCTGCTCAACATCGCCGCCAACAAGCAGGAACAATTCGTGACCCTTTGCGGGTTGATCGGCCGGCCGGACCTCGCGTCGGATCCGCGTTTCGCCGAGCGCGAGACGCGCAAAGAGAACCGGGCCGCATTGAAGACGCTGATCGAGGACGCGCTGGCCGGCGCTCCGGCCGCTGCCTGGGAAGAAAAGCTCAACCGGGCCGGCGTGCCGGCCGGGCGGGTGCTGACGATCCCGCAAGTGCTGGAGGAACCTCAGGTGACGGAGCGCGGCATGGCGACCCGCTTCCAGCATGTGGAAGGCATGGACCGGCCGCTGACCGTGGTGCGCGGCGGCTTCATGATCGACGGCGCGGCGCCTGCGCCCGCCGGACCGCCGCCGCGGCTCGGCGAGCATGCGGACGAGGTGTTCGCCACCTTGCCGGCGCGCGGCAAGACGAGGGCGCGGGCATGAGCGGCGAGAAGAAGACCGGCCGCGCGCGCGGCGAGGAATGGTGGCAGACCGGGATCATCGAGATGCGTCCCGGCGTGATCCGGCTGCGCGGCTACGAGATCCAGGACCTGATCGGCCGCGTCAGCTTCCCGGCGATGATCTGGCTGATGCTGCGCGGCGAATTGCCGAGCGAGGACCAGGCGGCGCTGCTTGGCATCGCGCTGGGTGCGGCCGTCGACCACGGGCCGCAGGCGCCGTCGATCGCCATCGCCCGCATGGCGGCGACCTGCGGCGTCGGCATCAACAACGCGATGGCTTCGGCCATCAATGTGCTGGGCGACGTGCATGGCGGGGCCGGCGAGCAGGCGCTTTCCTTCTATGGCGACATCGCCGCGGCGATGGATGGCGGCGCCAGCCTTGCGGAAGCGGCGGCGGCGCGGCTCGACCGGTTCTTCGCCGAGGACAAAGGCTATGTTCCCGGCCTTGGCCATCGTTTCCACCCGATCGATCCGCGGGCGCCGCGCCTCGTCGAACTGACGCGCGAATTTGCCATGCGCGGCGTCGTCAGCGGGCGCTTCGCCGACATTGCCGAGGCGATCGAGGCGGAGGTCGCAACGCGCAAAGGCAAGACGATCCCGCTCAACATCGACGGCGCCACCGCCGTCATCTATGGCGAGCTTGGCTTCCCGCCGCCGCTGACGCGCGGCCTCTTCGTGCTGTCGCGCTCGGTCGGCATCGTGGCGCATGCCTGGGAACAGTCGCAGGAGAGCGACCGCAACAAGGGGCCGCTGCCCAAGGAGTGGCTGTGGGCTTATACGGGGACGCCTGCACGGCCATTTCCCGAGTAGGGAGGTCCTGTCAGGCTGGAGCGGTCGCGGGGATCGTCAAATCCCTAAGCAGCGTCGAAAGCTCCGGCTCGTCGATGAGCAGCGCGGCATCGGCCGCCGGCAGCCAGGCCCGCTGCCGGTTGGCCGCCTCCCGCCAGTCTGCCATCTCTTCGGTGACCTCCAGCAGATAGACGGCAACGTCGACGCGAATGAAACCGTTGGTCATGCGTTTCCAGTAGGAATAGGTGCCGGCAGGCTGCTTCTGCGCCTTGCCCAGCACGCCCGCTTCTTCCTGGGCCTCGATCGTTGCCGCCTTGCGCCCGCTCTTGCCCTTCATCGGCCAGCCCTTGGGCACAATGAAGCGTCTGGTGGTGCGCGAGGTGACCAGCAACACCTCGAGATGGCCGTCTTCGCGCAAACGAAAGGGAATGGCCGCCACCTGGCGGATCCGCTCCCCTTTCCTTGCCCTGCGTGCTGCTTTCTTCTTGGCTGTTGCCATCCCAAAATCCAGTGAGAGCGAGGTTCCTGCTGTATGGTATCCACACGGCAAAAATCCCGCTTCTGCAATCCCAAAACCGCCGCCCCATGCAATTCTTGCCGACGCTAAGTCGGCTAAATAAACCGAAAAAGGAAGGATGTCAGCGGCAGACCCGCGAAATCGTGGTGCCAATCACCTGAGACTGGCAATTCTGCTTGACGACCGGCACTTCAGGACGAGGCTTCGACAGGATCTGCCGGTCCTGCTCGCGGTACAGCTGCTGCTGTTGCTGGAACTGCTGCCGCTGCAGCTGGTTGCGGAGCGCCTGCAGCTCGTTCTGCTGGATCAGGGCGTTGCGGTTCGTCGGAATGACGACCTGGGCCGAAGCATATGAAGCCGCGCCCAAAAGGGCGGCGGCCGACAGAGCCGCGGAAATCAGAACCGCCGATAAGCGAGGATTCGACATCGCTTCCTTCCCGCATGAAAACAGAACCTGCCCCTAATGTAGGGCATTTGTCCGGATGTACCATGGTTCAAGGGACTGATCTCGCGGCATCGACGCCTGCCGCCGGTCGCTCGTTTCCCCTTCAATCCACCTCGCGCAAACGGTAGCCGACACCGGTCTCGGTGATGATGTAGCGCGGCTGGTCCGGCGTCTTCTCGATCTTCTGCCGCAACTGGCGGACATAGACCCTGAGATACTGCACATCGGTGGAGTCGTTCCAGATCTGCTTCATCAGGAACTGATGGGTCAGCACCTTGCCGGCATACTGCACGAGCATGCGCAGTATGTCGTATTCTTTCGGCGACAGTTTCACTTCCTTGCCCTCGACCTTGACGATGCGTTTGACGAGGTCGACGCGGAGATCGCCGGTCTGGAACACCGGCTTTTCGCCCTGCTGCTGGAATTTGTGGCGCAGCGCCACGCGGATGCGGGCGACGAGCTCGTTCATGCCGAAGGGTTTCG is a window encoding:
- a CDS encoding tripartite tricarboxylate transporter permease; the encoded protein is MDTLGYLAHGFAVAFTPTNLLWCLLGTTLGTAIGVLPGLGPALTIALLLPITYQVAPEASFILFAGIYYGAMYGGSTTSILLNTPGESATIVTALEGNRMARSGRGGAALATSAIGSFVAGTIGTLGVAFLAPIVVKFALAFGPAEYFSLMVLAFITVSAVLGSSSVRGLTSLFVGFVIGMIGVDLQTGQPRFTFGMGELLDGVDVIVVAVGLFAVGETLYMASRRYAGKDEIVPLKGSLYMTASEWARSWKPWLRGAAIGFPIGAMPAGGAEIPTFLSYAIEKKLSRHKEEFGTVGAIEGVAGPEAANNASAAGVLVPMLTLGLPTSATAAIMLSAFQSYGINPGPLLLTTQANLVWGLIASLFIANVILVILNLPLIGLWVRLLKIPAPQLYAGILVFATVGTYGISQSPIDLVILYLLGAAGFLMRRFDFPTAPVIIGMILGPLAETQFRRAMTIANGDWTVFYRHQLSLTLLTLAFIGLVGPHIWAWIEHRRTRGPEHVPGDA
- a CDS encoding CoA transferase, producing the protein MTDLLSGIRVLDLTNVLAGPYCAYQLALLGADVIKVEAPPGGDLARQLGASPELNKAGMGASFLAQNAGKRSVVLDLKKPEDRDRFLDLVATSDALVENFRPGVMDRLGLGHERLKEVRPSLVYCAISGFGQTGPMRGNPAYDQIIQGLSGIMSITGTPETAPLRVGYPVADTLGGLVGAFAIAAALVRQKTSGEGAFLDVSMLECTLSALGWPVSNYLTAGVEPRPMGNENMTAAPSGAFRTGEGLLNIAANKQEQFVTLCGLIGRPDLASDPRFAERETRKENRAALKTLIEDALAGAPAAAWEEKLNRAGVPAGRVLTIPQVLEEPQVTERGMATRFQHVEGMDRPLTVVRGGFMIDGAAPAPAGPPPRLGEHADEVFATLPARGKTRARA
- a CDS encoding citryl-CoA lyase, whose translation is MSGEKKTGRARGEEWWQTGIIEMRPGVIRLRGYEIQDLIGRVSFPAMIWLMLRGELPSEDQAALLGIALGAAVDHGPQAPSIAIARMAATCGVGINNAMASAINVLGDVHGGAGEQALSFYGDIAAAMDGGASLAEAAAARLDRFFAEDKGYVPGLGHRFHPIDPRAPRLVELTREFAMRGVVSGRFADIAEAIEAEVATRKGKTIPLNIDGATAVIYGELGFPPPLTRGLFVLSRSVGIVAHAWEQSQESDRNKGPLPKEWLWAYTGTPARPFPE
- a CDS encoding NUDIX hydrolase, with product MATAKKKAARRARKGERIRQVAAIPFRLREDGHLEVLLVTSRTTRRFIVPKGWPMKGKSGRKAATIEAQEEAGVLGKAQKQPAGTYSYWKRMTNGFIRVDVAVYLLEVTEEMADWREAANRQRAWLPAADAALLIDEPELSTLLRDLTIPATAPA
- a CDS encoding response regulator transcription factor — its product is MTSQNVGILVVDDEPPIRKLLRVGLGSQGYAVSEAPNAKAAIELIEAQRPDLILLDLGLPGMTGLELLGKWRGDGLDIPVVILSSRTDEAGIVQALELGADDYVTKPFGMNELVARIRVALRHKFQQQGEKPVFQTGDLRVDLVKRIVKVEGKEVKLSPKEYDILRMLVQYAGKVLTHQFLMKQIWNDSTDVQYLRVYVRQLRQKIEKTPDQPRYIITETGVGYRLREVD